The following are encoded together in the Anopheles nili chromosome 3, idAnoNiliSN_F5_01, whole genome shotgun sequence genome:
- the LOC128726723 gene encoding melatonin receptor type 1B-A-like has product MDNLTAELSNFTASSPTAGQLAGAVMSTLLVHLVTAATSGSGTSPPASTTSQDQPANITELAGPNGTEPNLWFVTSLALSSRSQQHQQPLHHTTAPGAGSEGGSGGSRAGEVSPVTLSTEWPRLARLLLLACLSVVGSIGNVFMISSVMIEDHLKKAGNAFIVNIALADLLITSVVMPASTIVLLAGIDNSDTEVCKFHWFLAACSFLVSILTLAMMAVENYLRLCTFQNERSWFNRTNTTAILLLIWAAACIASGMQFVYDIRFNYCNWRARQADIPHEAGVVGLLVLLPLLLTFITHIRIIVDVKRTMALPNFKPSLAYTWDLSLARTNFYSFLLFVVFWLPFCIIFAYGTARSVSNRVFYTTVWIGLSKSCFHNVIYCLTNRHFRSAYISLFNYCCCKTTVAVSRRQRADGNRPTADVRVHIIPGYNMYSYTSPQRAGNCHGHWGKRDCHEL; this is encoded by the exons ATGGACAACCTTACGGCTGAGCTGTCAAACTTCACGGCCAGCTCGCCAACGGCCGGACAGCTGGCTGGCGCCGTCATGTCAACACTGCTGGTGCACCTCGTTACCGCGGCAACAAGTGGTTCCGGGACGTCACCACCAGCGAGTACCACCAGTCAGGATCAACCGGCGAACATCACGGAGCTGGCAGGACCAAACGGGACCGAGCCTAATTTATGGTTCGTAACCTCGTTAGCCCTCTCGTCTCGAtcgcagcaacaccagcaaccaTTGCACCATACGACAGCGCCAGGTGCCGGTTCCGAGGGTGGCTCGGGAGGTTCGAGGGCTGGTGAGGTGTCCCCAGTGACCCTCTCGACCGAGTGGCCGCGGCTCGcccggttgttgttgctcgccTGCCTCTCGGTCGTCGGCAGCATCGGCAACGTCTTCATGATATCGTCCGTCATGATTGAGGACCATCTGAAGAAAGCAG GCAATGCATTCATAGTGAATATAGCGCTCGCAGATTTACTTATCACTAGCGTAGTGATGCCAGCGTCCACCATCGTCCTGCTGGCTGGCATCGACAATTCCGACACGGAAGTATGCAAATTTCACTGGTTCTTAGCTGCTTGCTCGTTTTTGGTTAGCATTTTAACATTAGCC ATGATGGCGGTTGAGAACTACCTTCGTCTGTGCACGTTCCAGAACGAGCGCAGCTGGTTCAACAGGACGAACACGACCGCGATCCTGCTGCTAATCTGGGCCGCTGCTTGCATCGCGTCCGGCATGCAGTTCGTGTACGACATCCGGTTCAACTACTGCAACTGGCGAGCCCGCCAGGCGGACATTCCGCACGAGGCGGGAGTAGTCGGTCTGCTGGTATTGTTGCCCCTGCTGCTCACCTTCATCACGCATATCCGCATCATCGTGGACGTGAAACGCACGATGGCACTGCCCAACTTTAAGCCAAGCCTCGCCTACACCTGGGATCTGTCGCTGGCGCGTACCAACTTCTACAGTTTCCTGCTGTTCGTTGTCTTCTGGCTGCCATTCTGCATTATCTTCGCGTACGGCACAGCTCGGTCCGTCTCGAACCGCGTCTTCTACACAACCGTCTGGATTGGGCTGTCGAAATCGTGCTTTCACAACGTCATCTACTGTCTCACGAATCGCCACTTCCGGAGCGCCTACATCAGCCTGTTCAACTACTGCTGTTGCAAGACGACGGTGGCCGTGTCCCGACGCCAACGTGCCGACGGTAACCGACCAACGGCGGATGTACGTGTCCACATCATACCCGGCTACAACATGTACTCGTACACGAGCCCACAACGGGCTGGCAACTGCCATGGCCACTGGGGCAAGCGCGATTGTCACGAGTTATGA